The Pyricularia oryzae 70-15 chromosome 5, whole genome shotgun sequence genome includes a region encoding these proteins:
- a CDS encoding formamidopyrimidine-DNA glycosylase: MPEIAEVARVAHFLRLHLVGKKVVKVSAQDDANVFGKVGTTGEAVVAALKNRKVVSVGTQGKYFWFVMDKAPHLVMHLGMTGWFHIRGARTAYTNYYKKQNPDEADQWPPKYWRFHLEVQDGTAAAFTDARRFGRVRLVDCPGATIRKHSPLVENGPDPVVDADVFTAEYLLAKMRSRRVPVKALLLDQAVISGVGNWVADEVLFQARLHPEQLSHEFSDEQVARLHGTIRDVCVLACDKLADSDLFPDDWLFNHRWGKGAASRTGEQARLPGGERLAFLTVGGRTSCYAPELQKKTGSVPSGIKEEPLVVVGNKKQKAGKIKKADGGKKLNTTQIRVESGGGVQEEEYETTTPKAKARKRKQDLDGSGDGAPKKAIKKSESKVEAGAVEAGQPLRADPAIDDGRRRSGRLLAKTNG; encoded by the exons ATGCCAGAAATAGCCGAAG TCGCCAGAGTCGCGCACTTCCTGCGCCTGCACCTTGTCGGCAAGAAAGTCGTCAAGGTCTCCGCGCAGGATGATGCCAATGTTTTTGGAAAAGTCGGGACAACCGGCGAGGCAGTGGTTGCTGCTCTGAAAAACAgaaag GTAGTTTCTGTAGGGACTCAAGGAAAATACTTCTG GTTCGTCATGGACAAGGCGCCGCATCTCGTGATGCACCTCGGCATGACAG GATGGTTTCACATCCGCGGCGCCCGCACCGCCTACACAAACTACTACAAGAAGCAAAACCCAGACGAGGCAGATCAGTGGCCGCCCAAGTACTGGCGCTTCCACCTCGAGGTCCAGGACGGCACCGCAGCGGCTTTTACGGACGCGCGCCGCTTCGGCCGAGTGCGCCTGGTCGACTGCCCCGGTGCCACCATAAGAAAACACAGCCCGCTGGTCGAGAACGGGCCGGATCCCGTCGTGGACGCCGACGTCTTCACGGCCGAGTACCTACTAGCCAAGATGCGCTCGCGCCGCGTCCCCGTCAAGGCGCTGCTCCTCGACCAGGCCGTCATCTCAGGCGTGGGGAACTGGGTGGCGGACGAGGTGCTGTTCCAGGCGCGACTGCACCCGGAGCAACTGAGCCACGAGTTCTCGGACGAGCAGGTCGCCAGGCTGCACGGCACCATCCGGGACGTCTGCGTCTTGGCGTGCGACAAGCTCGCCGACTCGGACCTGTTCCCCGACGACTGGCTGTTCAACCACCGGTGGGGCAAGGGGGCCGCCTCGAGGACCGGCGAGCAGGCCCGGCTTCCCGGTGGGGAGAGGCTCGCGTTCCTGACGGTCGGTGGGCGGACGAGCTGCTACGCACCCGAGCTGCAGAAGAAGACCGGGAGCGTGCCGTCTGGGATCAAGGAGGAACCCCTGGTCGTGGTGGGTAATAAGAAGCAGAAGGCGGGGAAGATCAAGAAAGCTGATGGTGGCAAGAAACTCAATACGACCCAGATCAGGGTCGagagtggtggtggtgtccAGGAAGAGGAATACGAAACTACGACACCCAAGGCAAAAGCcagaaaaaggaaacaggATTTGGACGGCTCGGGGGATGGTGCGCCCAAAAAAGCTATCAAAAAGTCTGAGTCCAAAGTTGAGGCCGGAGCCGTGGAGGCGGGCCAACCACTACGGGCCGATCCCGCCATTGACGATGGCCGGAGGAGATCGGGGCGTTTGCTAGCCAAGACTAATGGCTGA
- a CDS encoding cellulose signaling associated protein ENVOY has product MLNSYPLPAHGRGPVDVCRYRPQPVLKRPKPESQHMAMNRWELAALHAAEEEHRASQHGSSHYLPRQDSLIYPGLYSHSGINMLDILFRIAARPNPQIDLGPIDSSCAMILCDLALPDTPIVYATNPFLELTGYSSEEVIGRNCRFLQAPPDNGAVNQGSPRQHVSKNLVQDMRRSVDSNYEIQLEVPNFRKDGTRFTNILTMIPIRWDGADYRYSVGFQCEKEC; this is encoded by the exons ATGTTGAACTCATATCCATTGCCTGCCCACGGCCGGGGACCTGTGGACGTCTGCAGGTACCGCCCTCAACCTGTCTTGAAGCGCCCTAAACCGGAATCGCAACATATGGCAATGAACAGATGGGAGTTGGCCGCATTACAT GCAGCCGAGGAGGAACACAGAGCTTCACAGCATGGCTCCTCCCACTACCTCCCACGACAAGACTCGTTGATCTACCCGGGCCTTTACTCCCATAGTGGTATCAACATGCTTGATATTCTT TTCCGAATCGCGGCAAGGCCGAATCCCCAGATAGACCTTGGTCCGATTGACTCTTCTTGTGCCATGATCCTTTGCGATCTTGCGCTTCCTGACACGCCCATCGTGTATGCAACGAATCCTTTCCTCGAGTTGACAGGCTACTCGAGCGAGGAGGTGATTGGCCGCAACTGCCGCTTTCTCCAGGCGCCTCCCGACAACGGCGCCGTTAATCAAGGATCGCCGCGCCAGCATGTGTCCAAGAACTTGGTTCAAGACATGCGCAGATCTGTCGACTCCAACTACGAGATTCAACTGGAAGTACCAAACTTCCGCAAGGACGGCACCCGCTTCACTAATATCCTCACCATGATTCCCATCCGATGGGATGGCGCCGATTATCGATACTCTGTCGGCTTCCAATGCGAGAAGGAGTGCTGA
- a CDS encoding catabolite repression protein creC — protein sequence MFVLPPPPRYPTQAAYNAALAGGHVAPMIETNNILSTPSGPEYQFLVGEGLYVLKEDLHLATPPPHPSEAPITNPNPLSTAPQPATAGTKASLLSLDTRSGPPVFTKSGSTTSLPSSGGDPRFSSQELNESGNENSTDAGISSDGRGNSTELAQSAPAFGQGNISLAKPQTKSGRRRQPGNNITKSNSSFISRVIVHETLTKRLQERASDGLFAFANINRAFQWLDLSSPNKADYLTKILFTKAHCLCHDVNKVTRSTSHIDVIMGFSTGEVIWWEPISQRYLRLNKNGITNKTPISEIRWIPGSENLFMAAHMDGTLVVYDKEKEDAAFSVEDEETINGKENGESGAAAGVSGEKPRVNFNFRTQLQVVKSVTSKNQKTNPVSIWKLSNQRINAFAFSPDNRHLAVVQENGELRIIDYLKEQLLNIFRSYYGGLISVCWSPDGKYVLTGGQDDLVSIWYPAEALLVARCQGHKSWVTSVAFDPWRCDDKNYRFGSVAEDCRLCLWDFNVGMLHRPKATPSIHQPPLQRAETQNTSSTRVRSQSTASSQGAELSLLQSVQPQAATAQLPPVCSIKIDKDPLCWLEFTEDAIMTSCKSGHIRTWSRPTDAVAQVADNLESLST from the exons ATGTT TGTcttaccaccaccgccgcgctACCCAACCCAAGCCGCGTACAATGCGGCCCTTGCGGGAGGGCATGTCGCGCCAATGATAGAGACCAACAACATTCTCTCCACTCCCTCGGGGCCCGAATACCAGTTCCTTGTCGGCGAGG GTCTCTACGTCCTCAAGGAAGATCTTCATCTTGCAACACCCCCGCCGCATCCTTCCGAAGCCCCGATAACGAACCCGAACCCGCTTTCGACAGCACCTCAGCCCGCAACTGCCGGCACCAAGGCGTCTCTCCTGAGTCTTGACACACGATCAGGACCACCAGTCTTTACAAAGTCCGGCTCAACGACGAGCCTACCATCCTCGGGCGGCGACCCTCGGTTCAGCTCACAGGAGCTCAATGAGAGCGGGAACGAGAACTCGACTGACGCGGGGATCAGCAGCGATGGTCGTGGCAACTCTACTGAGCTGGCACAGTCGGCCCCTGCCTTTGGGCAAGGAAACATTTCGTTAGCAAAGCCTCAGACCAAGAGTGGACGTCGGAGGCAGCCAGGCAACAACATCACCAAGAGCAACTCGTCCTTTATATCACGCGTTATCGTCCACGAAACTCTCACCAAGAGATTGCAAGAGCGGGCTTCTGACGGCCTCTTTGCCTTTGCGAACATAAACCGGGCATTTCAATGGCTAGATCTTTCATCGCCGAACAAG GCCGACTACTTGACCAAAATCTTGTTCACAAAGGCTCATTGCTTGTGTCATGACGTGAACAAGGTTACTAGGAGCACATCCCATATAGATGTCATCATGGGCTTCTCTACCGGAGAAGTTATTTGGTGGGAGCCGATATCTCAAAGATATCTGAGACTTAATAAAAAT GGCATCACAAACAAAACTCCCATATCCGAAATTCGTTGGATCCCGGGATCAGAGAACCTTTTCATGGCGGCTCACATGGACGGCACGCTAGTCGTTTAtgacaaagaaaaggaagaTGCGGCCTTCTcggtcgaggacgaggagactATTAATGGCAAGGAGAACGGCGAATCGGGAGCGGCTGCTGGAGTTTCAGGCGAGAAGCCCCGAGTTAACTTCAACTTCAGGACACAACTGCAGGTCGTAAAGTCGGTCACTTCCAAGAACCAGAAGACGAACCCTGTTTCTATTTGGAAGTTGAGCAACCAACGCATCAACGCTTTTGCCTTTTCCCCCGACAACCGGCACCTAGCCGTTGTGCAAGAGAATGGCGAGCTTCGGATTATTGACTATCTAAAAGAGCA ACTCCTCAACATATTTCGTTCGTATTACGGCGGTCTCATTAGCGTCTGCTGGTCGCCCGACGGCAAATATGTCCTCACCGGGGGTCAGGACGACTTGGTATCCATTTGGTACCCCGCCGAGGCATTGCTCGTTGCTCGATGCCAAGGTCACAAATCTTGGGTGACTTCGGTAGCCTTTGATCCTTGGAGATGCGACGACAAGAATTACCGATTTGGCAGCGTCGCCGAAGACTGCCGGCTTTGTCTCTGGGACTTCAACGTCGGGATGCTGCATCGGCCCAAAGCTACG CCATCGATCCACCAGCCGCCTTTACAACGTGCCGAAACCCAAAACACGTCATCAACAAGGGTTCGCTCTCAATCTACTGCATCTAGCCAAGGAGCTGAGCTGTCTCTGCTGCAGTCCGTTCAACCTCAGGCGGCAACAGCGCAACTACCGCCCGTCTGT TCGATCAAGATCGATAAAGATCCCTTGTGCTGGCTTGAGTTCACAGAGGACGCGATAATGACTAGCTGTAAGAGTG GTCACATTCGGACATGGAGTCGCCCGACAGATGCAGTTGCTCAGGTCGCGGATAATTTGGAGAGTTTATCGACATGA